In the genome of Fusobacterium necrogenes, one region contains:
- a CDS encoding ATP-binding protein encodes MKCKYCGKEYIKNEANGIEYLPEFIRKHIEYIPDCNCLEKIKEKEKQEEIRKQETESIKNRVKKYKDISVIDKKFLKSSFEVADMSQRHMQASLRYAKRFMEKEMDVGILFYGDVGTGKTFATACIANYLMNRGKNVLVINLGLYLLKLTREWGEAENKILNVVENCDLLIIDDFGVEKSIESKSRSWRAEKIYNLIDTRYRSEKPLIISTNLEFDKDENRCEIAKKFSVEGKSRIRDRIVEMCYPLKVEGKSRREFNQRRFYELLKE; translated from the coding sequence ATGAAATGTAAATATTGTGGGAAAGAATATATAAAAAATGAGGCTAATGGGATAGAATATTTGCCAGAATTTATTAGAAAACATATAGAATATATACCAGATTGTAATTGTTTAGAGAAAATTAAAGAAAAGGAAAAACAAGAAGAGATAAGAAAACAGGAAACTGAATCTATAAAAAATAGAGTTAAAAAGTATAAAGATATCTCTGTAATAGATAAGAAATTCTTAAAAAGTAGTTTTGAAGTAGCAGATATGAGTCAAAGGCATATGCAAGCCTCTCTTCGTTATGCTAAACGCTTTATGGAAAAAGAGATGGATGTAGGGATACTTTTCTATGGTGATGTTGGAACTGGAAAAACATTTGCCACCGCTTGTATTGCTAACTATCTGATGAATAGAGGAAAGAATGTCCTCGTGATAAATCTTGGACTTTATTTATTAAAATTAACTAGAGAGTGGGGAGAAGCAGAAAATAAAATTCTAAATGTAGTTGAAAATTGTGACCTGCTTATTATAGATGACTTTGGTGTAGAAAAATCTATTGAGAGTAAGAGTAGAAGTTGGAGAGCAGAAAAGATATATAATCTCATTGACACAAGGTATAGATCTGAAAAACCTCTTATTATCTCTACTAATTTAGAATTTGATAAAGATGAAAATAGATGTGAGATAGCTAAAAAATTCTCAGTTGAAGGGAAAAGTAGAATAAGAGATAGAATAGTTGAGATGTGTTATCCATTA
- a CDS encoding helix-turn-helix domain-containing protein, whose product MEKPSYYIILPAEVRYDKRLKFSEKILYGEIATLIHHKGFCYASNSFFASLYETHENTISLWIASLVKYGYLKTNYRVYESQGKKRQERRIYLTEKVRDTQQNHLIPLNVNCEKNNTSRLLQDDYILHTNLLEQDKSDNLDEILKNNLDTQEEIPELFNTKEIFGKK is encoded by the coding sequence ATGGAAAAACCAAGCTATTATATTATACTACCAGCTGAGGTAAGATATGATAAAAGATTAAAGTTCTCGGAAAAAATTTTGTATGGGGAGATAGCAACTTTAATACATCATAAGGGATTTTGTTATGCTAGTAATTCATTTTTTGCAAGTCTATATGAAACACATGAAAATACGATCAGTCTTTGGATAGCTAGCCTTGTAAAATATGGATACTTAAAAACAAATTATAGAGTATATGAAAGCCAGGGAAAAAAGAGACAGGAAAGACGAATATACTTAACGGAAAAAGTGAGGGACACTCAGCAAAATCATTTAATCCCCCTCAACGTAAATTGTGAGAAGAATAATACAAGTAGATTATTACAAGATGATTATATATTACATACAAATTTATTAGAACAAGATAAAAGTGATAACTTAGATGAGATTTTAAAAAATAATTTAGATACACAAGAAGAGATCCCAGAATTATTTAATACAAAAGAGATCTTTGGGAAAAAATAG